A portion of the Etheostoma cragini isolate CJK2018 chromosome 13, CSU_Ecrag_1.0, whole genome shotgun sequence genome contains these proteins:
- the LOC117955055 gene encoding disks large homolog 4 isoform X8: MFMSVWYAKKMGCRFLNNVRKAKKQRHHKMGNTPPVVVNTDTLDGSPYVNGTEGEIEYEEITLERGNSGLGFSIAGGTDNPHVGDDPSIFITKIIPGGAAAQDGRLSVNDCILFVNDVDVREVTHSQAVEALKEAGAIVRLYVLRRKPAAEKVTEIKLIKGPKGLGFSIAGGVGNQHIPGDNSIYVTKIIEGGAAHKDCRLQIGDKILAVNNVCLEDVMHEDAVGALKNTAEVVYLRVAKPNNLYLTNSYNPPDLTSTYSHMDTELSHPNYLGSDYPQALTPTSPSRFSPVLHGMMGDDDIPREPRRVLIHRGSTGLGFNIVGGEDGEGIFISFILAGGPADLSGELHKGDQILSVNGVDLRMATHEQAAAALKNAGQTVTIIAQYRPDEYSRFEAKIHDLREQLMNSSMGSGTTTLRSNPKRGFYIRALFDYDKTADCGFLSQALGFRFGDVLHVLDCGDEEWWQARKVSPQNEAEDVGFIPSKNRSDFSLVERKEWSRVNTKERDHGRDTLGSQGRDKTSQSYETVTQVEVHYARPIIILGPVKDRINDDLLSEFPDKFGSCVPHTTRPKREYEVDGRDYHFVSSREQMEKDIQSHRFIEAGQYNSHLYGTSVQSVREVAEQQGKHCILDVSANAVRRLQAAQLHPIAIFVRPKSLENVLEINTRLTEEQARKGMDRALKLEQDFLECFSAVVEGDSFEEVYHKVKTVIEEQSGPYIWIPTRERL; this comes from the exons ATGTTCATGTCCGTGTGGTACGCCAAAAAGATGGGCTGCCGATTCCTCAACAATGTACGGAAAGCAAAGAAACAGCGACATCATAAGATG GGAAATACTCCTCCAGTGGTGGTGAACACTGACACACTCGATGGCTCCCCATAT GTGAATGGGACAGAAGGGGAAATCGAATATGAGGAAATCACACTGGAGAGA GGTAACTCAGGCCTGGGCTTCAGCATAGCAGGTGGAACAGACAACCCTCACGTGGGCGATGACCCCAGCATCTTCATCACCAAAATCATACCTGGAGGAGCCGCGGCTCAGGATGGGCGGCTGAG TGTGAACGACTGCATCCTTTTTGTGAATGATGTTGATGTGAGGGAGGTGACACACAGCCAAGCTGTGGAGGCCCTTAAGGAGGCAGGTGCTATCGTCCGCCTCTATGTTCTCCGGAGAAAACCAGCAGCAGAGAAAGTCACTGAAATCAAACTCATCAAAGGGCCTAAAG GATTAGGTTTCAGCATTGCTGGAGGGGTGGGAAACCAGCACATACCAGGAGATAACAGTATCTATGTCACCAAGATCATTGAAGGCGGAGCGGCTCATAAAGATTGCCGTCTGCAGATCGGGGACAAGATCTTAGCG GTGAACAACGTGTGTCTCGAGGATGTGATGCATGAGGATGCGGTGGGGGCTCTGAAGAACACAGCCGAGGTGGTGTACCTCAGGGTGGCTAAGCCCAACAACCTGTACCTGACCAACTCCTACAACCCTCCCGACCTCACCAGCA CATATTCCCATATGGACACTGAACTCAGCCACCCCAACTATCTTGGGTCAGATTACCCACAAGCCCTCACGCCCACCTCACCAAGTCGGTTTTCTCCCGTTCTTCATGGCATGATGGGAGATGATGACATCCCCAG GGAGCCTCGCAGAGTTTTGATCCACCGAGGCTCCACTGGCCTGGGATTCAACATTGTTGGAGGAGAGGACGGAGAGGGAATCTTTATCTCCTTCATCCTGGCAGGGGGGCCAGCTGACCTCAGCGGAGAGCTGCACAAGGGCGATCAGATCCTCAGT GTGAACGGCGTGGATCTGCGAATGGCCACACACGAACAGGCAGCTGCAGCATTGAAGAACGCTGGCCAGACAGTGACCATCATCGCTCAGTACAGACCCGATG agtACAGCCGCTTTGAGGCTAAGATCCACGACTTGAGGGAACAGCTGATGAACAGCAGTATGGGCTCTGGGACCACAACACTAAGGAGCAACCCAAAGAGGGGCTTCTACATCAG GGCTCTTTTTGACTATGACAAGACTGCGGACTGTGGCTTCCTCAGTCAGGCACTGGGCTTCAGGTTTGGGGATGTGCTGCATGTGTTGGACTGCGGAGATGAGGAGTGGTGGCAGGCCCGTAAGGTCAGCCCCCAGAACGAGGCTGAAGATGTCGGCTTCATCCCTAGCAAGAACAGGTCAGACTTTTCACT GGTGGAAAGAAAAGAGTGGTCTCGTGTTAACACCAAAGAGAGG GACCATGGTCGAGACACCTTGGGCAGTCAAG GGAGAGATAAAACCTCACAAAGTTATGAGACTGTCACCCAAGTGGAAG TTCATTATGCGAGGCCCATCATCATTCTGGGTCCTGTGAAAGACAGGATAAACGATGACCTGTTGTCTGAGTTCCCTGATAAGTTTGGATCTTGTGTCCCAC ACACCACACGGCCCAAGAGGGAGTATGAAGTGGATGGGCGGGACTATCATTTTGTGTCGTCACGGGAACAGATGGAGAAGGACATCCAGAGCCATCGGTTCATCGAGGCGGGCCAGTATAACAGTCACCTGTACGGCACCAGTGTCCAGAGTGTCCGTGAGGTGGCTGAGCAG CAGGGGAAACACTGCATCCTGGATGTCTCTGCCAATGCTGTGCGGAGACTACAAGCAGCTCAGCTTCATCCCATTGCCATCTTTGTCCGGCCCAAGTCACTGGAGAATGTCCT AGAGATCAACACTCGCCTGACAGAGGAGCAGGCCAGGAAAGGAATGGACCGAGCCCTCAAACTAGAACAAGACTTCCTAGAGTGTTTCTCGG CTGTCGTGGAAGGGGACAGCTTTGAAGAGGTCTATCACAAAGTAAAGACAGTTATCGAGGAGCAATCAGGGCCTTACATCTGGATCCCCACTCGGGAGAGGCTGTGA
- the LOC117955055 gene encoding disks large homolog 4 isoform X5, translated as MDCLCIVTTKKYRYQDEETPPLEHSPAHLAPGKSAEMLHMSDKNLAAMEAIHGYTPHTHISPVKPVLMSTGHTPMYTSAVSTLGNTPPVVVNTDTLDGSPYVNGTEGEIEYEEITLERGNSGLGFSIAGGTDNPHVGDDPSIFITKIIPGGAAAQDGRLSVNDCILFVNDVDVREVTHSQAVEALKEAGAIVRLYVLRRKPAAEKVTEIKLIKGPKGLGFSIAGGVGNQHIPGDNSIYVTKIIEGGAAHKDCRLQIGDKILAVNNVCLEDVMHEDAVGALKNTAEVVYLRVAKPNNLYLTNSYNPPDLTSTYSHMDTELSHPNYLGSDYPQALTPTSPSRFSPVLHGMMGDDDIPREPRRVLIHRGSTGLGFNIVGGEDGEGIFISFILAGGPADLSGELHKGDQILSVNGVDLRMATHEQAAAALKNAGQTVTIIAQYRPDEYSRFEAKIHDLREQLMNSSMGSGTTTLRSNPKRGFYIRALFDYDKTADCGFLSQALGFRFGDVLHVLDCGDEEWWQARKVSPQNEAEDVGFIPSKNRSDFSLVERKEWSRVNTKERDHGRDTLGSQGRDKTSQSYETVTQVEVHYARPIIILGPVKDRINDDLLSEFPDKFGSCVPHTTRPKREYEVDGRDYHFVSSREQMEKDIQSHRFIEAGQYNSHLYGTSVQSVREVAEQQGKHCILDVSANAVRRLQAAQLHPIAIFVRPKSLENVLEINTRLTEEQARKGMDRALKLEQDFLECFSAVVEGDSFEEVYHKVKTVIEEQSGPYIWIPTRERL; from the exons AAGTACAGGTACCAGGATGAGGAGACGCCCCCCTTGGAGCACAGTCCAGCACATCTGGCTCCAGGGAAAAGTGCCGAGATGCTTCATATGAGTGACAAGAACCTCGCTGCCATGGAGGCCATACATGgctacacaccacacacacatatctctCCTGTCAAG CCTGTGTTGATGTCTACGGGACACACTCCAATGTACACCTCTGCTGTTTCCACACTG GGAAATACTCCTCCAGTGGTGGTGAACACTGACACACTCGATGGCTCCCCATAT GTGAATGGGACAGAAGGGGAAATCGAATATGAGGAAATCACACTGGAGAGA GGTAACTCAGGCCTGGGCTTCAGCATAGCAGGTGGAACAGACAACCCTCACGTGGGCGATGACCCCAGCATCTTCATCACCAAAATCATACCTGGAGGAGCCGCGGCTCAGGATGGGCGGCTGAG TGTGAACGACTGCATCCTTTTTGTGAATGATGTTGATGTGAGGGAGGTGACACACAGCCAAGCTGTGGAGGCCCTTAAGGAGGCAGGTGCTATCGTCCGCCTCTATGTTCTCCGGAGAAAACCAGCAGCAGAGAAAGTCACTGAAATCAAACTCATCAAAGGGCCTAAAG GATTAGGTTTCAGCATTGCTGGAGGGGTGGGAAACCAGCACATACCAGGAGATAACAGTATCTATGTCACCAAGATCATTGAAGGCGGAGCGGCTCATAAAGATTGCCGTCTGCAGATCGGGGACAAGATCTTAGCG GTGAACAACGTGTGTCTCGAGGATGTGATGCATGAGGATGCGGTGGGGGCTCTGAAGAACACAGCCGAGGTGGTGTACCTCAGGGTGGCTAAGCCCAACAACCTGTACCTGACCAACTCCTACAACCCTCCCGACCTCACCAGCA CATATTCCCATATGGACACTGAACTCAGCCACCCCAACTATCTTGGGTCAGATTACCCACAAGCCCTCACGCCCACCTCACCAAGTCGGTTTTCTCCCGTTCTTCATGGCATGATGGGAGATGATGACATCCCCAG GGAGCCTCGCAGAGTTTTGATCCACCGAGGCTCCACTGGCCTGGGATTCAACATTGTTGGAGGAGAGGACGGAGAGGGAATCTTTATCTCCTTCATCCTGGCAGGGGGGCCAGCTGACCTCAGCGGAGAGCTGCACAAGGGCGATCAGATCCTCAGT GTGAACGGCGTGGATCTGCGAATGGCCACACACGAACAGGCAGCTGCAGCATTGAAGAACGCTGGCCAGACAGTGACCATCATCGCTCAGTACAGACCCGATG agtACAGCCGCTTTGAGGCTAAGATCCACGACTTGAGGGAACAGCTGATGAACAGCAGTATGGGCTCTGGGACCACAACACTAAGGAGCAACCCAAAGAGGGGCTTCTACATCAG GGCTCTTTTTGACTATGACAAGACTGCGGACTGTGGCTTCCTCAGTCAGGCACTGGGCTTCAGGTTTGGGGATGTGCTGCATGTGTTGGACTGCGGAGATGAGGAGTGGTGGCAGGCCCGTAAGGTCAGCCCCCAGAACGAGGCTGAAGATGTCGGCTTCATCCCTAGCAAGAACAGGTCAGACTTTTCACT GGTGGAAAGAAAAGAGTGGTCTCGTGTTAACACCAAAGAGAGG GACCATGGTCGAGACACCTTGGGCAGTCAAG GGAGAGATAAAACCTCACAAAGTTATGAGACTGTCACCCAAGTGGAAG TTCATTATGCGAGGCCCATCATCATTCTGGGTCCTGTGAAAGACAGGATAAACGATGACCTGTTGTCTGAGTTCCCTGATAAGTTTGGATCTTGTGTCCCAC ACACCACACGGCCCAAGAGGGAGTATGAAGTGGATGGGCGGGACTATCATTTTGTGTCGTCACGGGAACAGATGGAGAAGGACATCCAGAGCCATCGGTTCATCGAGGCGGGCCAGTATAACAGTCACCTGTACGGCACCAGTGTCCAGAGTGTCCGTGAGGTGGCTGAGCAG CAGGGGAAACACTGCATCCTGGATGTCTCTGCCAATGCTGTGCGGAGACTACAAGCAGCTCAGCTTCATCCCATTGCCATCTTTGTCCGGCCCAAGTCACTGGAGAATGTCCT AGAGATCAACACTCGCCTGACAGAGGAGCAGGCCAGGAAAGGAATGGACCGAGCCCTCAAACTAGAACAAGACTTCCTAGAGTGTTTCTCGG CTGTCGTGGAAGGGGACAGCTTTGAAGAGGTCTATCACAAAGTAAAGACAGTTATCGAGGAGCAATCAGGGCCTTACATCTGGATCCCCACTCGGGAGAGGCTGTGA
- the LOC117955055 gene encoding disks large homolog 4 isoform X1, whose product MSLPVKNLKCLSPVMCQCKVICSNRTLSLMFGCKKYRYQDEETPPLEHSPAHLAPGKSAEMLHMSDKNLAAMEAIHGYTPHTHISPVKPVLMSTGHTPMYTSAVSTLGNTPPVVVNTDTLDGSPYVNGTEGEIEYEEITLERGNSGLGFSIAGGTDNPHVGDDPSIFITKIIPGGAAAQDGRLSVNDCILFVNDVDVREVTHSQAVEALKEAGAIVRLYVLRRKPAAEKVTEIKLIKGPKGLGFSIAGGVGNQHIPGDNSIYVTKIIEGGAAHKDCRLQIGDKILAVNNVCLEDVMHEDAVGALKNTAEVVYLRVAKPNNLYLTNSYNPPDLTSTYSHMDTELSHPNYLGSDYPQALTPTSPSRFSPVLHGMMGDDDIPREPRRVLIHRGSTGLGFNIVGGEDGEGIFISFILAGGPADLSGELHKGDQILSVNGVDLRMATHEQAAAALKNAGQTVTIIAQYRPDEYSRFEAKIHDLREQLMNSSMGSGTTTLRSNPKRGFYIRALFDYDKTADCGFLSQALGFRFGDVLHVLDCGDEEWWQARKVSPQNEAEDVGFIPSKNRSDFSLVERKEWSRVNTKERDHGRDTLGSQGRDKTSQSYETVTQVEVHYARPIIILGPVKDRINDDLLSEFPDKFGSCVPHTTRPKREYEVDGRDYHFVSSREQMEKDIQSHRFIEAGQYNSHLYGTSVQSVREVAEQQGKHCILDVSANAVRRLQAAQLHPIAIFVRPKSLENVLEINTRLTEEQARKGMDRALKLEQDFLECFSAVVEGDSFEEVYHKVKTVIEEQSGPYIWIPTRERL is encoded by the exons AAGTACAGGTACCAGGATGAGGAGACGCCCCCCTTGGAGCACAGTCCAGCACATCTGGCTCCAGGGAAAAGTGCCGAGATGCTTCATATGAGTGACAAGAACCTCGCTGCCATGGAGGCCATACATGgctacacaccacacacacatatctctCCTGTCAAG CCTGTGTTGATGTCTACGGGACACACTCCAATGTACACCTCTGCTGTTTCCACACTG GGAAATACTCCTCCAGTGGTGGTGAACACTGACACACTCGATGGCTCCCCATAT GTGAATGGGACAGAAGGGGAAATCGAATATGAGGAAATCACACTGGAGAGA GGTAACTCAGGCCTGGGCTTCAGCATAGCAGGTGGAACAGACAACCCTCACGTGGGCGATGACCCCAGCATCTTCATCACCAAAATCATACCTGGAGGAGCCGCGGCTCAGGATGGGCGGCTGAG TGTGAACGACTGCATCCTTTTTGTGAATGATGTTGATGTGAGGGAGGTGACACACAGCCAAGCTGTGGAGGCCCTTAAGGAGGCAGGTGCTATCGTCCGCCTCTATGTTCTCCGGAGAAAACCAGCAGCAGAGAAAGTCACTGAAATCAAACTCATCAAAGGGCCTAAAG GATTAGGTTTCAGCATTGCTGGAGGGGTGGGAAACCAGCACATACCAGGAGATAACAGTATCTATGTCACCAAGATCATTGAAGGCGGAGCGGCTCATAAAGATTGCCGTCTGCAGATCGGGGACAAGATCTTAGCG GTGAACAACGTGTGTCTCGAGGATGTGATGCATGAGGATGCGGTGGGGGCTCTGAAGAACACAGCCGAGGTGGTGTACCTCAGGGTGGCTAAGCCCAACAACCTGTACCTGACCAACTCCTACAACCCTCCCGACCTCACCAGCA CATATTCCCATATGGACACTGAACTCAGCCACCCCAACTATCTTGGGTCAGATTACCCACAAGCCCTCACGCCCACCTCACCAAGTCGGTTTTCTCCCGTTCTTCATGGCATGATGGGAGATGATGACATCCCCAG GGAGCCTCGCAGAGTTTTGATCCACCGAGGCTCCACTGGCCTGGGATTCAACATTGTTGGAGGAGAGGACGGAGAGGGAATCTTTATCTCCTTCATCCTGGCAGGGGGGCCAGCTGACCTCAGCGGAGAGCTGCACAAGGGCGATCAGATCCTCAGT GTGAACGGCGTGGATCTGCGAATGGCCACACACGAACAGGCAGCTGCAGCATTGAAGAACGCTGGCCAGACAGTGACCATCATCGCTCAGTACAGACCCGATG agtACAGCCGCTTTGAGGCTAAGATCCACGACTTGAGGGAACAGCTGATGAACAGCAGTATGGGCTCTGGGACCACAACACTAAGGAGCAACCCAAAGAGGGGCTTCTACATCAG GGCTCTTTTTGACTATGACAAGACTGCGGACTGTGGCTTCCTCAGTCAGGCACTGGGCTTCAGGTTTGGGGATGTGCTGCATGTGTTGGACTGCGGAGATGAGGAGTGGTGGCAGGCCCGTAAGGTCAGCCCCCAGAACGAGGCTGAAGATGTCGGCTTCATCCCTAGCAAGAACAGGTCAGACTTTTCACT GGTGGAAAGAAAAGAGTGGTCTCGTGTTAACACCAAAGAGAGG GACCATGGTCGAGACACCTTGGGCAGTCAAG GGAGAGATAAAACCTCACAAAGTTATGAGACTGTCACCCAAGTGGAAG TTCATTATGCGAGGCCCATCATCATTCTGGGTCCTGTGAAAGACAGGATAAACGATGACCTGTTGTCTGAGTTCCCTGATAAGTTTGGATCTTGTGTCCCAC ACACCACACGGCCCAAGAGGGAGTATGAAGTGGATGGGCGGGACTATCATTTTGTGTCGTCACGGGAACAGATGGAGAAGGACATCCAGAGCCATCGGTTCATCGAGGCGGGCCAGTATAACAGTCACCTGTACGGCACCAGTGTCCAGAGTGTCCGTGAGGTGGCTGAGCAG CAGGGGAAACACTGCATCCTGGATGTCTCTGCCAATGCTGTGCGGAGACTACAAGCAGCTCAGCTTCATCCCATTGCCATCTTTGTCCGGCCCAAGTCACTGGAGAATGTCCT AGAGATCAACACTCGCCTGACAGAGGAGCAGGCCAGGAAAGGAATGGACCGAGCCCTCAAACTAGAACAAGACTTCCTAGAGTGTTTCTCGG CTGTCGTGGAAGGGGACAGCTTTGAAGAGGTCTATCACAAAGTAAAGACAGTTATCGAGGAGCAATCAGGGCCTTACATCTGGATCCCCACTCGGGAGAGGCTGTGA
- the LOC117955055 gene encoding disks large homolog 4 isoform X7 — MDCLCIVTTKKYRYQDEETPPLEHSPAHLAPGKSAEMLHMSDKNLAAMEAIHGYTPHTHISPVKGNTPPVVVNTDTLDGSPYVNGTEGEIEYEEITLERGNSGLGFSIAGGTDNPHVGDDPSIFITKIIPGGAAAQDGRLSVNDCILFVNDVDVREVTHSQAVEALKEAGAIVRLYVLRRKPAAEKVTEIKLIKGPKGLGFSIAGGVGNQHIPGDNSIYVTKIIEGGAAHKDCRLQIGDKILAVNNVCLEDVMHEDAVGALKNTAEVVYLRVAKPNNLYLTNSYNPPDLTSTYSHMDTELSHPNYLGSDYPQALTPTSPSRFSPVLHGMMGDDDIPREPRRVLIHRGSTGLGFNIVGGEDGEGIFISFILAGGPADLSGELHKGDQILSVNGVDLRMATHEQAAAALKNAGQTVTIIAQYRPDEYSRFEAKIHDLREQLMNSSMGSGTTTLRSNPKRGFYIRALFDYDKTADCGFLSQALGFRFGDVLHVLDCGDEEWWQARKVSPQNEAEDVGFIPSKNRSDFSLVERKEWSRVNTKERDHGRDTLGSQGRDKTSQSYETVTQVEVHYARPIIILGPVKDRINDDLLSEFPDKFGSCVPHTTRPKREYEVDGRDYHFVSSREQMEKDIQSHRFIEAGQYNSHLYGTSVQSVREVAEQQGKHCILDVSANAVRRLQAAQLHPIAIFVRPKSLENVLEINTRLTEEQARKGMDRALKLEQDFLECFSAVVEGDSFEEVYHKVKTVIEEQSGPYIWIPTRERL; from the exons AAGTACAGGTACCAGGATGAGGAGACGCCCCCCTTGGAGCACAGTCCAGCACATCTGGCTCCAGGGAAAAGTGCCGAGATGCTTCATATGAGTGACAAGAACCTCGCTGCCATGGAGGCCATACATGgctacacaccacacacacatatctctCCTGTCAAG GGAAATACTCCTCCAGTGGTGGTGAACACTGACACACTCGATGGCTCCCCATAT GTGAATGGGACAGAAGGGGAAATCGAATATGAGGAAATCACACTGGAGAGA GGTAACTCAGGCCTGGGCTTCAGCATAGCAGGTGGAACAGACAACCCTCACGTGGGCGATGACCCCAGCATCTTCATCACCAAAATCATACCTGGAGGAGCCGCGGCTCAGGATGGGCGGCTGAG TGTGAACGACTGCATCCTTTTTGTGAATGATGTTGATGTGAGGGAGGTGACACACAGCCAAGCTGTGGAGGCCCTTAAGGAGGCAGGTGCTATCGTCCGCCTCTATGTTCTCCGGAGAAAACCAGCAGCAGAGAAAGTCACTGAAATCAAACTCATCAAAGGGCCTAAAG GATTAGGTTTCAGCATTGCTGGAGGGGTGGGAAACCAGCACATACCAGGAGATAACAGTATCTATGTCACCAAGATCATTGAAGGCGGAGCGGCTCATAAAGATTGCCGTCTGCAGATCGGGGACAAGATCTTAGCG GTGAACAACGTGTGTCTCGAGGATGTGATGCATGAGGATGCGGTGGGGGCTCTGAAGAACACAGCCGAGGTGGTGTACCTCAGGGTGGCTAAGCCCAACAACCTGTACCTGACCAACTCCTACAACCCTCCCGACCTCACCAGCA CATATTCCCATATGGACACTGAACTCAGCCACCCCAACTATCTTGGGTCAGATTACCCACAAGCCCTCACGCCCACCTCACCAAGTCGGTTTTCTCCCGTTCTTCATGGCATGATGGGAGATGATGACATCCCCAG GGAGCCTCGCAGAGTTTTGATCCACCGAGGCTCCACTGGCCTGGGATTCAACATTGTTGGAGGAGAGGACGGAGAGGGAATCTTTATCTCCTTCATCCTGGCAGGGGGGCCAGCTGACCTCAGCGGAGAGCTGCACAAGGGCGATCAGATCCTCAGT GTGAACGGCGTGGATCTGCGAATGGCCACACACGAACAGGCAGCTGCAGCATTGAAGAACGCTGGCCAGACAGTGACCATCATCGCTCAGTACAGACCCGATG agtACAGCCGCTTTGAGGCTAAGATCCACGACTTGAGGGAACAGCTGATGAACAGCAGTATGGGCTCTGGGACCACAACACTAAGGAGCAACCCAAAGAGGGGCTTCTACATCAG GGCTCTTTTTGACTATGACAAGACTGCGGACTGTGGCTTCCTCAGTCAGGCACTGGGCTTCAGGTTTGGGGATGTGCTGCATGTGTTGGACTGCGGAGATGAGGAGTGGTGGCAGGCCCGTAAGGTCAGCCCCCAGAACGAGGCTGAAGATGTCGGCTTCATCCCTAGCAAGAACAGGTCAGACTTTTCACT GGTGGAAAGAAAAGAGTGGTCTCGTGTTAACACCAAAGAGAGG GACCATGGTCGAGACACCTTGGGCAGTCAAG GGAGAGATAAAACCTCACAAAGTTATGAGACTGTCACCCAAGTGGAAG TTCATTATGCGAGGCCCATCATCATTCTGGGTCCTGTGAAAGACAGGATAAACGATGACCTGTTGTCTGAGTTCCCTGATAAGTTTGGATCTTGTGTCCCAC ACACCACACGGCCCAAGAGGGAGTATGAAGTGGATGGGCGGGACTATCATTTTGTGTCGTCACGGGAACAGATGGAGAAGGACATCCAGAGCCATCGGTTCATCGAGGCGGGCCAGTATAACAGTCACCTGTACGGCACCAGTGTCCAGAGTGTCCGTGAGGTGGCTGAGCAG CAGGGGAAACACTGCATCCTGGATGTCTCTGCCAATGCTGTGCGGAGACTACAAGCAGCTCAGCTTCATCCCATTGCCATCTTTGTCCGGCCCAAGTCACTGGAGAATGTCCT AGAGATCAACACTCGCCTGACAGAGGAGCAGGCCAGGAAAGGAATGGACCGAGCCCTCAAACTAGAACAAGACTTCCTAGAGTGTTTCTCGG CTGTCGTGGAAGGGGACAGCTTTGAAGAGGTCTATCACAAAGTAAAGACAGTTATCGAGGAGCAATCAGGGCCTTACATCTGGATCCCCACTCGGGAGAGGCTGTGA